The Rhododendron vialii isolate Sample 1 chromosome 8a, ASM3025357v1 genome has a window encoding:
- the LOC131299162 gene encoding psbQ-like protein 3, chloroplastic, with protein MALQAPNLPLKPNPNNPFPPIPSHLRPSSHHQKTPQKVVPKHHLLTRRSISTALFGSLLFDSKRANATFDFGVTTPDQTVEEAESGIRYHAQSLLQVKDLFESSSSTELWKEAQKALRKRASYLKQDIYTIIQSKPGSERPQLRKLYTFLFNNVTELDYAARDKDTTRVWECYGNIAVAVNDILSRI; from the coding sequence ATGGCATTACAAGCACCAAACTTACCCTTAAAACCCAACCCAAACAACCCCTTTCCACCCATCCCATCCCATTTGAGACCCTCTTCCCACCatcaaaaaacaccccaaaaagTTGTCCCAAAACACCATCTTCTCACCAGAAGATCCATATCAACCGCACTGTTTGGTTCCCTACTTTTCGATTCGAAACGAGCGAATGCAACGTTTGATTTCGGGGTCACAACTCCTGACCAGACGGTAGAGGAGGCAGAGAGTGGAATCAGGTACCATGCACAGAGTTTGTTGCAAGTGAAAGACTTGTTTGAGTCATCATCTTCCACAGAGTTGTGGAAAGAAGCCCAGAAGGCCCTGCGGAAGAGGGCTTCGTATCTGAAACAGGATATTTACACCATAATACAGAGTAAGCCCGGGAGTGAAAGGCCTCAGCTGAGGAAATTGTACACTTTTCTGTTCAACAATGTAACTGAACTGGATTACGCGGCGAGGGATAAGGACACGACGCGTGTGTGGGAATGTTACGGGAACATTGCTGTGGCTGTTAATGACATCTTGTCTAGAATATAA